TATAGGTAATGTTAATTAGACATCTTTTTGCGGTTATACATTGTGCAAAAAAGATGTCTTTATTGATAAAATAATTGATTTGTAATTTAATCTAAATAAAATTTACGATAAAAAATATTTTTTAGTTACAAATAAAGTGAATAATATAAATGAATAAAAAGAACAGCTGAACAAGGAATATTTAAACATTTATCAAGTATAATGAAGTGAATAGGATAAAAAGGGAGAGAAAATTTTTGGATATTTATTTAAAAAAAGCTATTTTACATATTATCGATCGGGATGCGGGTTCACCTATTTATTCAAAAAAAGAGTTAGATTTGACAACAGAATATATTCGTACTTACCTAATAAATAAAATCAATAAATTATCCACTGCCCAAACAAAAACTGGTGTTTTAACAAGGTCAAGTTTTTTTATGGAACAACTACAAACAATAAATACAGACTTTATTAGCCAAACACAGGCATTAGTTGAACATTGGTATCAAGTCTATTCACAAAGTGAAGAGGCACCAAGTGCTGATTTGCTTTTCATTTTATATGAAGTAGATACGATTAAGCATTTGGCTATGCTCAAATTAAATTATAAAGAGAGTTATACCCATTTTGTGGATTGTGAAGAAGAAAGTATCTATAATAAATTAATTATAAATCGAGCAATTTTACCAACTAAATCACAAAAACCAGATGAGGGAATTACCATTAATTTAAGTACGTTAACCTATGAGCTACTAGAAAAACGTTATCTATTTTCAGGAGAAAAAATTTGGTATTTCTCTGAAAAAGTTATTGAAACACAACCAGCACCTTCCATTGATGAAAATATAAAAGAAATAAAAAAAGCAGTCAAATATATAGGGAAAAAATTTGATGAAGATGAATTTGAATTAATGGCAACCGTTAAAGAAGCAGTATATGAGTGTATTGAGGAAACTGGAACTATTAACAATGAACATATTGCTGAGCAGGTTTTTAAAGAAAATATTTCTGCTAAAATGGCTTATAAAGACGAAATGAATGAATCAAACTTTGTTGATGAAACACCTTCAATCCAAAAAGTTAGAGAGATTTCTGAGAAAAAATTTGGTAAGCAAAAATTAAAAATGAATAATGGAATTGAATTGATTGTACCCATAGATGTTTATCGAAATCAAGAATTTGTTGAAATTGTTAATAATCCCGATGGTACGCTATCAGTTTTATTAAAAAATATCGAAAAAATTAGCAATCAATTGTAAATAATAAAACAGATAATTTTGCTATTCATTGTTTAATTCATTGAACAAATGATGAACTGTAACTTATTTTAAATTTCGCCCCTTTTAGACTAGTGTATTGATAGGTAATATTAAATAATTGTTGATAAACAATAATAAATCGAATTTTTTATCTAAAGCAAGCTTCATGAATTTTTCAATAATCATTTATACATTTTTTATAAAAGCATGATACAATAGAAAAAAGAATGGAGGAATGACAATGTTCCCTTTTTATGCTTTTTTTGATCCAACATATATCTTAGTAATTATTGGTTTATTCATTTCGATGGCTGCATCTGCTTATGTCAATAGTACCTTTAAAAAATATGATCGAATAACGAGTCGTAATCATGTTACTGGTACACAGGCAGCTCAATTTATTCT
The genomic region above belongs to Melissococcus plutonius ATCC 35311 and contains:
- a CDS encoding nucleoid-associated protein; this translates as MDIYLKKAILHIIDRDAGSPIYSKKELDLTTEYIRTYLINKINKLSTAQTKTGVLTRSSFFMEQLQTINTDFISQTQALVEHWYQVYSQSEEAPSADLLFILYEVDTIKHLAMLKLNYKESYTHFVDCEEESIYNKLIINRAILPTKSQKPDEGITINLSTLTYELLEKRYLFSGEKIWYFSEKVIETQPAPSIDENIKEIKKAVKYIGKKFDEDEFELMATVKEAVYECIEETGTINNEHIAEQVFKENISAKMAYKDEMNESNFVDETPSIQKVREISEKKFGKQKLKMNNGIELIVPIDVYRNQEFVEIVNNPDGTLSVLLKNIEKISNQL